A single genomic interval of Halobacillus halophilus DSM 2266 harbors:
- a CDS encoding MerR family transcriptional regulator, producing MSDEIRRSMPLFPMGIVQSLTDLSARQIRYYEQHQLVQPARSEGNRRLFSFNDVDRLLEIKDLIEQGVNMAGIKQVLKLTDQPENEAYDEKRVEEVHSELTEKELRRMLQQELFTAGRQGKLGIRQGELSRFFH from the coding sequence ATGAGTGATGAGATTCGTCGTTCCATGCCGTTATTCCCGATGGGGATTGTTCAATCACTGACAGACCTTTCTGCCCGGCAGATCCGCTATTATGAGCAGCACCAGCTAGTACAACCTGCCCGTTCAGAAGGGAACCGCCGGCTGTTTTCATTCAATGATGTAGATCGACTGCTGGAAATTAAAGACCTCATTGAACAAGGCGTTAATATGGCAGGGATAAAGCAGGTTCTTAAGCTGACAGATCAGCCGGAGAACGAGGCATATGACGAGAAGCGAGTTGAGGAAGTTCATAGTGAACTAACTGAAAAAGAACTGCGTCGTATGCTGCAGCAAGAACTTTTCACCGCGGGAAGGCAAGGTAAACTTGGAATTAGGCAGGGGGAATTATCTAGATTCTTCCATTAA
- the glnA gene encoding type I glutamate--ammonia ligase has translation MGLTKEEIYKKLDEENVRFIRLQFTDMLGTIKNVEIPLSQLDKALEGMMMFDGSSIEGFVRIEESDMYLVPDLDTFVVFPWTSEKGKVARFICDIYNPDKTPFEGCPRYNLKRNIKKMEKLGFSAFNIGTEPEFFLFKLDEKGEPTMELNDKGGYFDLAPTDLGENCRRDIVLELEEIGFEIEASHHEVAPGQHEIDFKYSDAVKHCDDIQTFKLVVKTIARQHGLHATFMPKPLFGVNGSGMHANMSLFNEDGNAFYDENGDKELSEVAYQFTAGIIKHATNFTAITNPTVNSYKRLVPGYEAPCYVAWSGQNRSPLVRVPTSRGLSTRIEVRSVDPAANPYMAMSVLLAAGLDGVENKLKAPTPVDRNIYVMNKKEREAHGIKDLPATLFNALEELQEDPIMVEALGEHLFEHFIEAKEIEWDMFRTQVHPWEREQYLQTY, from the coding sequence ATGGGGTTAACCAAAGAAGAAATTTACAAGAAACTTGATGAGGAAAATGTCCGTTTTATTCGATTGCAGTTTACGGATATGCTGGGAACTATCAAAAATGTCGAAATCCCGCTTAGTCAACTGGATAAGGCTTTAGAGGGTATGATGATGTTTGATGGTTCATCTATCGAAGGGTTCGTACGCATCGAGGAATCTGACATGTACTTAGTACCAGATCTGGATACATTCGTGGTCTTTCCTTGGACATCTGAAAAAGGAAAAGTAGCACGCTTCATTTGTGACATTTACAACCCGGACAAGACTCCTTTTGAAGGGTGCCCGCGTTATAACTTAAAACGTAACATCAAAAAAATGGAAAAGCTTGGTTTTTCCGCGTTTAACATAGGCACAGAGCCTGAGTTCTTTTTGTTTAAACTTGATGAAAAAGGCGAACCAACGATGGAGCTGAATGACAAAGGTGGTTATTTCGACCTTGCTCCAACTGATTTAGGTGAAAATTGCCGACGGGATATTGTGCTTGAACTTGAAGAAATTGGATTCGAAATAGAAGCATCCCACCACGAAGTGGCTCCCGGGCAGCACGAAATTGATTTCAAATACTCAGATGCTGTGAAGCACTGTGATGATATTCAGACATTTAAACTAGTTGTAAAAACGATCGCGCGTCAGCATGGTCTTCACGCAACTTTCATGCCAAAGCCTCTATTTGGTGTGAACGGTTCCGGGATGCATGCAAACATGTCTTTGTTTAACGAGGATGGAAATGCTTTTTATGATGAAAACGGTGATAAAGAATTATCCGAAGTTGCTTATCAGTTTACAGCTGGGATCATTAAACATGCCACAAACTTCACGGCTATCACAAACCCTACGGTAAACTCTTACAAACGTTTAGTACCTGGTTATGAAGCACCTTGCTACGTTGCCTGGTCCGGCCAGAACCGCAGTCCGCTCGTACGTGTTCCTACCTCCCGTGGATTAAGCACTCGTATAGAGGTAAGAAGCGTAGACCCTGCCGCAAACCCTTATATGGCGATGTCTGTGTTACTAGCCGCAGGGCTTGACGGTGTGGAGAATAAATTGAAAGCCCCAACTCCAGTTGACCGAAACATTTATGTGATGAACAAAAAGGAACGTGAAGCACACGGCATTAAAGATCTGCCAGCCACGCTGTTCAATGCGCTGGAAGAACTGCAGGAAGATCCAATTATGGTCGAAGCTCTTGGAGAGCACCTGTTTGAACACTTTATTGAAGCGAAAGAAATCGAATGGGATATGTTCCGTACGCAAGTACACCCTTGGGAGCGGGAACAATATCTACAAACATATTAA
- a CDS encoding ISL3-like element ISHaha2 family transposase has translation MYVYSNMPIPGLQKAIIKKSEEVEGGFHLHVELPRKNHRCKDCGEWTDRIHDYRIQKIQHLKIFERTTSLFYRKRRYRCRCGKRFFEDNDLVERYQRHSKEWNQALGLRVIQGKNFKDTADLFRTSPTTVMRRFDELAMPMLEKVETLPPVIAIDEYKGDTSAGKYQVVIADGDTGQLLDILPDRSVDTVRDYLREKGSEVEMVIMDMSHAFKSAVQKALGSPIIVADRFHFCRYIYWALERVRRRVQKEFHHYDRKQCKRKKHVFYKREENLTERQRWHLERYLSMSEDMRTSYELKESFREWFERAKNIGVEQPSQVKKELHNFYKQVEKAGVWEFMQGINTLKNWQKEILNSFTFNYSNGFVEGLNNQTKVIKRNAFGFRRYDRLRLKVLLHHQYKHIRNFQVG, from the coding sequence GTGTACGTGTATTCTAACATGCCCATACCAGGACTACAAAAGGCGATAATAAAGAAAAGTGAAGAAGTAGAAGGGGGATTTCATCTTCATGTGGAATTGCCGAGAAAGAATCACAGGTGTAAGGATTGCGGAGAATGGACCGATCGCATCCACGACTACAGAATACAGAAAATCCAACACCTTAAAATCTTTGAACGTACCACCTCCCTCTTCTACCGAAAACGTCGTTACCGTTGTAGGTGCGGGAAACGATTTTTTGAAGATAACGACCTGGTTGAGCGGTATCAGCGTCACTCGAAGGAGTGGAACCAGGCCTTAGGCCTTCGAGTCATTCAGGGAAAGAACTTCAAAGATACAGCTGACTTATTTCGTACTTCTCCAACCACAGTTATGCGCCGCTTTGATGAGTTGGCCATGCCTATGTTGGAGAAGGTGGAAACCCTTCCGCCTGTGATTGCGATTGATGAATACAAAGGAGATACGAGTGCAGGAAAGTACCAAGTCGTCATTGCCGACGGAGACACCGGTCAACTCTTGGATATTCTTCCGGATCGTTCCGTGGATACCGTGCGAGATTATCTTCGCGAGAAGGGATCGGAGGTCGAGATGGTGATTATGGATATGAGTCACGCCTTCAAATCGGCCGTCCAAAAAGCCTTGGGCAGCCCTATCATTGTGGCTGATCGTTTTCACTTCTGTCGCTACATCTACTGGGCTCTCGAACGAGTGAGAAGGCGTGTTCAGAAAGAATTTCATCATTACGATAGGAAGCAGTGTAAGCGAAAAAAGCATGTCTTTTATAAGCGTGAAGAGAACTTAACGGAAAGGCAACGCTGGCATCTAGAACGCTACCTAAGCATGTCGGAAGACATGCGTACCTCCTATGAATTGAAGGAATCTTTTAGAGAATGGTTTGAGAGAGCGAAGAACATTGGAGTTGAACAACCGTCTCAGGTTAAGAAAGAGTTACATAACTTCTATAAGCAGGTAGAAAAAGCAGGTGTATGGGAGTTTATGCAGGGGATTAATACTTTGAAGAATTGGCAGAAAGAAATCTTGAATAGCTTTACTTTCAATTATAGCAATGGATTCGTGGAGGGACTAAACAATCAGACGAAGGTTATTAAACGAAATGCCTTTGGTTTCAGGAGATATGATCGTCTTCGATTGAAGGTCCTCCTTCATCATCAATACAAACATATAAGAAATTTTCAAGTTGGTTAA
- a CDS encoding MerR family transcriptional regulator has translation MEQYTVDQALEKLKQYKITTHKESLRRWLRNGTIKGVEPATRKDGWRINKDDLWSFIEERTLVNETQEPNATNVVKEDDVREFYRSEMWWEIARKNMFEGSVEVKKTDVRSCIKQKNYSEKFEIYIWNRITEHTWQATPRIFYLHDAFLFSSQRIKMDTNYKERKEQILFALIEYLRNNGIK, from the coding sequence ATGGAACAATATACTGTCGATCAAGCATTGGAAAAATTGAAGCAATATAAAATTACGACACATAAGGAGAGCCTTCGACGGTGGCTGCGAAATGGCACTATTAAAGGGGTCGAACCTGCAACGCGTAAGGACGGCTGGCGAATAAACAAAGATGATTTATGGTCGTTTATCGAAGAACGTACACTGGTTAATGAAACGCAAGAACCTAATGCAACAAATGTTGTTAAAGAGGATGATGTACGAGAATTTTATAGATCGGAAATGTGGTGGGAAATTGCTCGCAAAAATATGTTCGAAGGATCCGTTGAAGTGAAAAAAACAGACGTACGCTCATGTATTAAACAAAAAAACTATTCCGAAAAATTTGAAATATATATATGGAATAGGATTACAGAACATACTTGGCAAGCTACGCCCCGCATCTTTTATTTGCATGATGCTTTTCTTTTTAGTAGCCAGCGTATAAAGATGGACACTAATTATAAGGAACGTAAAGAGCAAATTTTGTTCGCTTTAATTGAGTACTTAAGAAATAACGGTATTAAGTAA
- a CDS encoding methionine gamma-lyase family protein, with the protein MNIETIKMQSEQEITPEHKRIDEIVEFNQEKVLHAFQKLRVSDSHFNPTTGYGYDDFGRDTLESLYAEIFKAEDALVRPQLISGTHAITTALFGVLRPGDELLYITGEPYDTLRDVIGTGRKKDMGSLRDFGVSYQSIPLTKGGDFQVEEILSSISSATKMVGIQRSKGYEDRPSFTIKQISSIIERIREVKSDIIIFVDNCYGEFVEMKEPLEAGADLIAGSLIKNPGGGIARMGGYIAGKEELIELCSYRLTAPGLGKETGASLNSLQEMYQGIFLAPHVVGEALKGAVFTAHFLNLLGFDTNPAYNAERTDLIQSVNFDSAEQMIRFCQSIQHASPVNSHVSPEPSPMPGYDDHVIMAAGTFIQGASLELTADGPIRPPYTAFVQGGLTYSHVKIAVTAAIKRLLEEGYVKVRV; encoded by the coding sequence ATGAATATCGAAACCATTAAAATGCAAAGTGAACAAGAAATAACACCTGAACATAAACGAATTGATGAGATTGTTGAATTTAATCAGGAGAAAGTACTCCATGCTTTTCAAAAATTAAGGGTTAGTGATTCTCATTTCAACCCAACAACTGGCTATGGCTACGATGACTTTGGGAGAGATACACTTGAATCTCTTTATGCAGAAATTTTCAAGGCAGAGGACGCCCTTGTCCGCCCGCAATTAATTTCAGGCACCCATGCGATTACAACTGCTTTGTTCGGCGTCCTGCGGCCAGGGGACGAGCTTTTATATATCACTGGCGAGCCCTACGACACTCTCAGGGACGTTATAGGGACAGGCAGGAAAAAGGATATGGGATCGCTGAGAGATTTCGGGGTTTCTTATCAGTCCATACCTTTAACCAAGGGGGGAGATTTTCAGGTTGAGGAAATCCTTTCGTCCATCTCTTCTGCTACGAAGATGGTAGGAATTCAGCGTTCAAAAGGATATGAGGATCGGCCGTCATTCACTATAAAACAAATCTCTTCTATAATCGAACGGATACGGGAAGTAAAAAGTGACATCATTATTTTTGTCGACAATTGCTATGGAGAGTTTGTGGAAATGAAAGAGCCGCTTGAAGCAGGAGCTGATTTAATCGCCGGGTCATTAATCAAAAACCCTGGAGGCGGGATCGCAAGAATGGGCGGATACATAGCCGGTAAAGAAGAACTCATTGAACTTTGCAGCTACCGCTTAACGGCTCCAGGGCTGGGTAAAGAAACGGGGGCGAGCCTGAATAGTCTTCAAGAAATGTATCAAGGCATCTTTCTAGCGCCTCATGTAGTAGGAGAAGCTCTAAAGGGAGCGGTGTTTACTGCTCACTTTCTTAACTTGCTGGGTTTTGACACAAACCCTGCCTATAATGCTGAGCGAACAGATTTAATTCAGTCTGTAAATTTTGATTCTGCCGAGCAAATGATTCGATTTTGCCAGTCCATTCAACATGCTTCTCCGGTTAATTCACATGTCAGCCCAGAGCCCAGCCCAATGCCCGGATATGATGATCATGTCATCATGGCTGCAGGAACCTTTATCCAGGGGGCTAGTCTTGAGCTGACGGCCGACGGCCCTATAAGGCCTCCTTACACGGCTTTTGTCCAAGGCGGATTAACTTATTCTCACGTAAAGATAGCTGTAACTGCAGCAATCAAACGTCTGTTAGAAGAAGGGTATGTGAAGGTGAGAGTTTAA
- the lexA gene encoding transcriptional repressor LexA — protein MSKLSKRQQEILDFIKEQVIMKGYPPSVREIGQSVGLASSSTVHGHLSRLEKKGYIRRDPTKPRAIEVIELEEDHSIPRSEASYAPVIGKVTAGSPITAVENIEEYVPLPDSLAGTDDNTFVLVVQGESMIEAGILDGDMVIVRQQQTAQNGDIVVAMTEDEEATVKRFFKERNHIRLQPENATMEPILLNDVAILGRVVGLYRTVH, from the coding sequence ATGAGTAAACTTTCAAAGAGACAACAAGAAATATTAGATTTTATTAAAGAGCAAGTAATTATGAAAGGTTATCCGCCTTCAGTCCGTGAGATCGGTCAATCCGTTGGCCTGGCATCCAGTTCAACGGTTCACGGACACCTATCGCGTTTAGAAAAAAAGGGATACATTCGTAGAGACCCTACTAAACCAAGAGCTATCGAAGTGATAGAGTTAGAGGAAGATCACAGTATCCCAAGAAGCGAAGCCTCCTATGCACCTGTCATTGGTAAAGTTACAGCTGGTTCTCCGATTACCGCAGTAGAGAATATAGAAGAATACGTGCCCCTTCCGGACTCTTTAGCCGGTACGGACGATAACACGTTTGTACTTGTGGTACAGGGTGAAAGTATGATTGAAGCTGGTATTCTGGATGGTGACATGGTCATTGTAAGACAACAGCAGACTGCTCAAAACGGCGACATTGTAGTAGCCATGACTGAGGATGAGGAAGCTACCGTTAAGCGCTTTTTCAAAGAAAGAAACCATATTCGGTTACAGCCTGAAAATGCTACGATGGAACCTATTCTTCTGAATGATGTTGCTATTCTCGGACGTGTTGTAGGTTTATACCGTACAGTTCATTAA
- the miaA gene encoding tRNA (adenosine(37)-N6)-dimethylallyltransferase MiaA, translated as MKPLVISVVGPTAVGKSKLGVEIAKRFEGEVISGDSMQIYKSMDIGTAKVTEQEMQGIPHHLVDIKEPDESFSVAEFQNKVQSLIRTIGSRGKVPVIVGGTGLYIQATLYNFNFSEEKRDEQVIKRLEKEASEYGIEALYQRLQSVDPEQAEKVHPNNERRVLRALEVFETTGKVMSDYQKQQSNESPFRPVIIGLEMEREELYNRINRRVDQMVEQGLIAEVKRLYDKGYEHTQAMKAIGYKEFLPYFNGEYSLDRAVELLKRNSRRYAKRQYTYFRNKMNVRWYSISEQGYEEKFETILNDLAGMMK; from the coding sequence ATGAAGCCATTAGTCATTTCTGTAGTTGGTCCTACGGCTGTTGGTAAATCAAAACTTGGGGTTGAAATTGCGAAACGTTTTGAAGGAGAAGTCATCAGCGGAGATTCAATGCAGATTTATAAGTCGATGGATATTGGAACGGCTAAGGTTACGGAACAGGAAATGCAAGGTATTCCTCATCACCTGGTTGATATTAAAGAACCGGACGAAAGTTTTTCTGTAGCTGAATTTCAGAATAAGGTTCAAAGTCTTATACGGACGATCGGTTCTCGGGGGAAGGTACCCGTGATTGTTGGCGGGACCGGATTATACATACAGGCTACGCTTTACAATTTTAATTTTTCTGAGGAAAAAAGGGATGAGCAGGTGATCAAGCGCCTGGAAAAGGAAGCTTCCGAATATGGTATAGAAGCTCTGTACCAACGTTTGCAATCGGTCGATCCTGAACAGGCGGAAAAAGTCCACCCAAACAATGAGCGGCGTGTATTGAGAGCGCTAGAAGTTTTTGAAACTACAGGCAAAGTGATGAGTGATTATCAGAAACAACAGAGCAATGAATCGCCTTTCCGCCCTGTAATTATAGGTCTTGAGATGGAAAGAGAAGAGTTGTATAACCGGATTAATCGCAGGGTCGATCAAATGGTAGAACAGGGTTTAATTGCTGAGGTGAAACGTTTATACGATAAAGGGTATGAACATACGCAGGCGATGAAGGCCATTGGTTACAAAGAGTTTCTTCCATACTTTAATGGAGAATACAGTTTGGATCGTGCTGTAGAGCTGCTGAAAAGGAATTCCAGACGCTATGCTAAGAGGCAGTACACTTATTTTCGTAATAAAATGAATGTTCGTTGGTATTCGATTTCAGAGCAGGGGTATGAGGAGAAATTTGAAACAATTTTAAATGATTTAGCAGGAATGATGAAGTGA
- the hfq gene encoding RNA chaperone Hfq, with protein MAQSVNIQDNYLNQLRKERMQVTVFLLNGFQLRGTVKAFDNFTVLLETDGKQQLIFKHAISTFAPMKNVSLEKE; from the coding sequence ATGGCTCAATCCGTAAATATCCAAGATAACTACTTAAACCAACTGAGAAAAGAACGTATGCAAGTGACTGTCTTTCTGCTTAACGGTTTCCAGCTTCGGGGGACTGTTAAGGCATTTGATAATTTCACTGTCCTTCTCGAGACCGATGGGAAGCAGCAATTAATTTTCAAACATGCAATTTCAACGTTTGCTCCGATGAAAAACGTGTCATTGGAGAAAGAATAG
- a CDS encoding YneB family resolvase-like protein → MRVILYCRVSTEKEAQVSSLNRQRNELNQMAAHHSMEVVDCIEEQASGYEIEREGIFRLLEYFSSREADALLIQDETRLGRGNTKIALFHQLNKLDVQIYSLSHEGELEIAESDSMVLQIVGIVEEYQRKIHNMKIRRGMRKAVEEGYNPAANLSNQHLAPGRERIEFPIDEVVRLRQNKLSFKDIAATLRGLGYDVSKATVHRRYQEHVLLEKKEEKGYD, encoded by the coding sequence ATGAGAGTTATCCTATATTGTCGCGTAAGTACAGAAAAAGAAGCGCAAGTTTCTTCTTTGAACAGACAAAGAAATGAATTAAACCAGATGGCCGCACACCATAGTATGGAAGTTGTGGATTGTATAGAGGAACAAGCAAGCGGGTATGAAATCGAACGTGAGGGAATTTTCCGCTTGCTTGAATATTTTTCTAGTAGGGAAGCGGACGCCTTATTAATACAAGATGAAACACGGCTTGGAAGAGGAAACACCAAAATTGCATTATTTCATCAATTAAATAAGTTAGACGTTCAAATCTATTCACTTTCCCATGAAGGTGAGTTGGAAATAGCCGAATCCGACTCTATGGTTCTTCAGATAGTGGGTATCGTAGAAGAGTATCAGCGGAAAATACATAACATGAAGATCCGCAGAGGAATGAGGAAGGCAGTTGAGGAAGGTTATAATCCTGCCGCTAATCTATCAAATCAGCACTTGGCTCCTGGGCGTGAAAGGATTGAATTTCCCATCGATGAGGTTGTTCGCTTACGCCAGAATAAATTGTCATTTAAAGATATTGCTGCCACTCTTCGCGGACTAGGATATGATGTATCAAAGGCAACGGTCCACAGAAGATATCAGGAGCACGTCTTACTTGAAAAAAAAGAAGAGAAGGGTTACGATTGA
- a CDS encoding DUF896 domain-containing protein, which produces MLSKEKIDRINELANKSKQEELTAKEKEEQQELRQEYLKNVRKSFKNQLKGVTVIDPEGKDVTPKKLREMQENEKKN; this is translated from the coding sequence ATGTTATCTAAAGAAAAAATTGATCGTATAAATGAACTGGCTAATAAATCTAAGCAAGAAGAATTAACCGCTAAGGAAAAAGAAGAACAACAGGAGTTAAGACAGGAATATCTGAAGAATGTTCGTAAATCCTTTAAGAATCAGTTAAAGGGTGTTACTGTTATTGACCCTGAAGGAAAAGATGTTACACCTAAAAAATTAAGAGAAATGCAGGAAAATGAAAAGAAAAACTGA
- a CDS encoding AAA family ATPase has protein sequence MHSQAKTAKPGTINIVLNDTKSKAVPIQHVRPKEQPLTPFRRIDDFFSSIVGLGDLKVRIKEIYAQVLIAHKRKELGLKSDQQVLHMVYKGNPGTGKTTIARMVAQLFYEIEVLEKGHFIEVDRSDLVGEYIGHTAKKTKDLIHKALGGVLFIDEAYSLARGGEKDFGKEAIDTIVKCMEDHHNQFIIILAGYPDEMDDFLQINPGLASRFPIQLSFSNYSASELAAIAHGMIRDRDYCLTADAERKLYQHLSYVCSRRAGNFSNARYVRNVIEEAIRKHAWRVISSPNQKKAALMTLEEEDFSVTNSFPSP, from the coding sequence GTGCACTCGCAAGCAAAAACAGCTAAGCCAGGAACAATTAACATTGTTCTTAATGATACGAAGTCTAAAGCTGTGCCCATCCAGCACGTTCGCCCTAAAGAGCAGCCCTTAACACCTTTTCGTAGAATTGATGATTTCTTTTCATCGATCGTGGGTCTTGGGGATTTGAAAGTTCGTATTAAGGAAATTTATGCTCAGGTATTAATTGCTCATAAAAGGAAAGAACTAGGTTTAAAATCTGATCAACAGGTACTTCATATGGTTTATAAAGGAAACCCGGGTACAGGAAAAACAACGATCGCCAGAATGGTAGCCCAGCTTTTTTATGAAATCGAAGTACTTGAGAAGGGGCATTTTATAGAAGTGGACCGCAGTGATCTTGTCGGAGAATATATAGGCCATACAGCAAAAAAAACAAAAGACTTAATCCATAAGGCACTCGGCGGCGTCCTTTTTATTGATGAAGCTTATTCTCTGGCAAGAGGCGGGGAAAAAGACTTCGGGAAGGAAGCTATTGATACGATCGTGAAATGCATGGAGGATCATCATAATCAATTCATCATCATTCTAGCGGGATACCCGGATGAAATGGATGATTTTTTACAAATTAATCCCGGCTTAGCCTCCCGCTTTCCAATCCAGTTATCTTTTTCCAATTATTCCGCCTCCGAATTAGCAGCTATTGCTCACGGCATGATCCGTGATCGCGATTACTGTTTGACAGCTGACGCAGAAAGGAAATTATATCAGCATTTATCCTATGTTTGTTCCCGTAGAGCTGGAAATTTTTCCAACGCTCGATATGTTCGCAATGTAATAGAAGAAGCCATACGCAAACACGCCTGGCGGGTAATTAGCAGCCCAAATCAAAAGAAAGCAGCCTTAATGACTTTAGAGGAGGAAGATTTTTCGGTAACGAACTCGTTTCCGTCTCCATAA
- the hflX gene encoding GTPase HflX, with protein MQGKERVILVARKDPNEEEKRFNSSLEELQSLTETADGDICRVITQKRDRVHPATYLGEGKLEEIKAAALETDAELIIFNDELTPGQLRNISDKVERRVLDRSQLILDIFASRARTKEGKLQVELAQLQYLLPRLAGQGTELSRLGGGIGTRGPGETKLETDRRHIRRRIDDIKKRLNAVVKQREQYRQRRKENRAFQIAIVGYTNAGKSTFFNRVTESDSYEENLLFATLDPLTRQMSLPSGFQALISDTVGFIQDLPTTLIAAFRSTLEEVTEADFILHMVDASHPDHLQQEKTVLRLLDELGAGQLPMLTVYNKKDLLREDFIPETHPSLTVSVHDRIDLKRILDKIEVVLKEEWHEYDVFIPASEGKRLQQFKKFSMITSMDFYEDKEGYALHGFIHPDHPLKHQIL; from the coding sequence ATGCAAGGTAAAGAGCGAGTGATCCTAGTAGCCAGAAAAGATCCTAACGAGGAAGAAAAGCGGTTTAACTCTTCACTTGAGGAACTCCAATCGTTAACGGAAACTGCGGATGGAGATATATGCAGAGTTATCACGCAAAAAAGGGACCGGGTACACCCGGCTACATATTTGGGTGAAGGGAAGTTAGAAGAGATAAAAGCTGCGGCTTTGGAAACAGATGCTGAGCTAATTATCTTTAATGACGAACTTACTCCCGGCCAGCTTAGGAATATTTCGGATAAAGTTGAACGACGTGTGCTGGACAGAAGTCAGCTTATTTTAGATATATTCGCCAGCCGCGCACGCACTAAGGAAGGTAAACTTCAAGTAGAATTAGCCCAGCTCCAGTATTTATTGCCTCGTCTGGCAGGACAGGGGACGGAGCTCTCCCGATTGGGCGGAGGAATCGGAACGCGTGGTCCAGGAGAGACAAAACTCGAAACCGATCGCCGTCACATAAGACGCAGAATCGATGACATTAAGAAGCGTTTGAACGCTGTAGTCAAGCAGAGGGAACAGTATCGCCAGCGTCGTAAAGAAAACCGGGCTTTTCAAATTGCGATTGTAGGCTATACCAACGCAGGGAAATCCACATTTTTTAATCGTGTGACGGAAAGTGATTCATATGAAGAAAATCTGTTGTTTGCTACTCTTGATCCTTTGACGAGACAGATGAGTCTTCCATCAGGATTTCAAGCCCTTATTTCCGATACTGTAGGTTTTATTCAAGACCTTCCGACTACCCTGATAGCTGCTTTCAGGTCCACACTTGAAGAAGTGACAGAAGCTGATTTTATTCTGCATATGGTGGATGCTTCTCACCCTGACCACCTGCAGCAAGAAAAAACAGTTCTGCGGCTGCTTGATGAATTAGGAGCGGGTCAGTTGCCAATGCTTACGGTTTATAACAAAAAGGATTTACTTCGTGAGGATTTCATCCCCGAAACTCATCCATCCTTAACCGTTAGTGTACACGACCGGATCGATTTGAAGCGGATCTTAGATAAGATAGAAGTAGTGTTAAAGGAAGAGTGGCATGAATACGATGTGTTTATTCCTGCATCAGAAGGTAAACGTCTTCAGCAATTCAAAAAATTCAGCATGATTACCAGCATGGATTTCTACGAGGATAAAGAGGGATATGCTCTTCATGGATTCATCCATCCGGACCACCCGTTGAAACATCAGATACTATAA